The genome window TGCTCTTCGACCGACGCCGCGGACTCGGACTCGATCGTGCCGAGCCGGGCGCCGGGACGAAGCCCTTCCGTTCCCTCGGCGATCGCGATCTCGGAGAGGCGTCCGGTGGCCGGGCTCTCGAGCTCGACCGTGGCCTTGTCCGTCTCGAGCTCGGCGATCACCTCGCCCTGCTCGACGTCGTCGCCGACCGCGACCAGCCAGCTGGCCAGGGTCGCGCCCTCGCCTTCCTGGTCGTCGCCGGACGAGAGCCTCGGCATCTCGATCGGAATCAGCTTGTCCGTCGTGGTGTCCGCGTCGGACATCCGGGCCCCCCGCCCCTGATGGTGCACCCATCGCCGCCTGATCCGCGTGCTTGGGGCGGATCCGGGCGCGACGGGAGCATAGCGCTCCGGTTGATTCGGAAGATCGACCACGACCGCTGAGCCCGAATCGCTACGTTCTTCAGATGGAAACGGTCTGGAACGGCATCTGGCGCGGACTCGACCTCCGGCTCGAACGGCGACGCCTCGCGGATGGCGGCGGCCCCTCGCTTCGCGTCCTCGCCGCCGACGCGGCCGGCGCGCTCCGCGAGTGGGTGCGCTTCGACGCGTTCGAGCGCCAGCCCCATTGGCACCTCGACCCGAACGGCACCGACGAAGTCCGACCGCTCGACGAACGGGTCGACCCGATCGCCGAGAGCTTCGAACTCCTCTCGCGCGACCCCGCCACGCTCCTCGAGCGGGCGGGCGCGCCGGCCGGCGTCGTGCAGCCGAGCGCGGGCGCCAGCGAGACCGTCGTCCTGCGCGAGGCCGAGCGTGCCATGCGCCACCGGCCGGCGGTCCTCGACGAGCTCGACCCCGTGCTGCTCCGCAACCGCCGGAGCGAGAAGTGGCACACCTATCCCGCCGACGTGCTCCCGGCCTGGGTCGCCGAGATGGACTTCCCGATCGCCGCGCCGATCCACGACGAGCTCCGCCGCTTCGTCGACAGCGGGGACGTCGGCTATCCGCTCGGCCTGCGCCAGACGGGGCTACCGGACGTGTTCTGCGAGCGGATGACGGAGCGCTTCGGGTGGGAGCCGGACGTCCGCCGTGTCGAAGTCCTCTCGGAAGTCGTCCAGGGCATGTACGTCGCCCTCGAAGCCTACAGCGAGCCCGGCGACGGCGTCGTCGTGCAGACCCCGATCTATCCCCCCTTCCTCGGGTCCGTGCGCGACATGAAGCGGACGCTGGTCGAGAACCGCATGCGCCTCGAAGGCGATCGCCTCGAGTTCGACCTCGACGCGCTCGAGGCTTCGGTCACACCGGGATGCCGCCTGCTGCTCTTCTGCAACCCGCACAATCCTTCCGGCCGGGTCCACACGCGGGAAGAGCTCGAACGCGTCGCGGCCCTCGCCGTCGAACACGACCTCGTCGTGGTTTCCGACGAGATCCACGCCGACCTCCTCTACGACGGACGCGAGCACATCCCCTTCGCGACCCTGTCGCCGGAGGTCGCCGCTCGGACCGTCACCCTCACCTCGGCGAGCAAGGCCTTCAACATTCCGGGCCTGCGAACGGCGATCGCGCACTTCGGCGACCACGCACTCCAGCGTCGCTTCAATACCGTCCTCCACCGCCACATCCGGGGCGGGATCGGACTCTTCGGCCTCTACGCGACGATGGCGGCCTGGCGCTGGGCCCAGCCCTGGCTCGACGAGGTGGTCCCGTATCTGGCCGGCAATCGGGACTTCGTCGCCGAGCGGCTGGCGGAACGCCTTCCGGAGGTCACCTTTCTCCGCCCCGAAGCGACCTACCTCGCGTGGCTCGATTGCCGAGGTCTCGCGCTCGACGGCCCCCCGGCGGCGTATTTCATGCGCAACGGACAGGTCGCCCTCTCCGAAGGCTCGCTCTTCGGCCCCGGCTGGGAGGGCTTCGTGCGGCTGAACCTGGGGACCTCTCGACCGATTCTCGCCGAGGTGATCGATCGGATGGCCAAGGCGCTCGGGCGCTAGGCCGACGGGGGCTACTCTCCGGGCGCGCGGTCGCACCCGCCCGATCCGGATCCGAGAGACGACGAACATGGCGCACGCACACTCGCAATCGTCCCACGCAGGACACGATCATCGTCACGCGCACGGCGACGCGCGGACGATGAATCGCCGGCGCCTGCTGCTCACGCTCTTCCTCGCCCTCGGCTACGCCGTGATCGAGCTGATCGGCGGCCTCCTGACCGGCTCGCTCGCGCTCCTCGCGGACTCGCTCCACATGGTCTCGGACGTGGCCGCCCTCGCGCTCTCGCTGCTGGCGGTGTGGATGGCGGCACGCCCGTCCTCCGGCCGGCGCACCTTCGGCAACAGCCGCGCCGAGATCCTGGCAGCGCTGGCCAACGGACTCGCGCTCGCCGTGGTGGCGGTCTTCATCACGATCCACGCGGTCGAGCGCTTTCTCTCGCCTCGGGACGTGGCAGGAGAAGGCGTGATGGTCGTCGCGACCGGCGGGCTGGTGATCAACCTGATCGGTCTCTGGATCCTCGAAGGCGGGCGAAGCGAGTCGCTGAACGTGCGCGGGGCGTGGCTCCACGTCCTCTCCGATACGCTCGCGAGCGTCGGCGTGATCGTGGCGGGCGCGGGCATCTGGGCCTTCGGCTGGGTGTGGCTGGACCCGGCCGTGTCGTTGGTCGTGAGCGCTCTGGTCCTGCTCTCGGCCTGGCACCTGATCCGGGAAGCCCTCGACGTCCTGATGGAAACGGCCCCGGCGCACCTCGATCCGGAAGAGATCCGCGACGCGCTGGTCGACGTCGACGGCGTCGAGAGCGTGCACTGTCTACATGTCTGGACGATCGGGAGCGGCGAGGTGTCGCTGTCGAGCCACCTCGTGATCGACCCGGATCGCGAGGCCGAGGGCCTGCTCCAGAGCGTGCGTACCGCCCTGACCGACCTCTTCGGCATCGATCACACCACGATCCAGATCGAGCCCGCGTCCCGGGAGCCCGGGAGCGAAGCGGCCTGCGTCGACTCCTGCGAGCCGGGCACCGCGGTCGCCTGAGACACGAACCTGGTCCGCCCCTGGCCGCCCCCCTCCGCCCTCTGTCCTTGCCCCTGCCCCGGTCCCCGAGGGGCAATACCCCTGGTCACGCGGGTTCTGCTTTACCCCCGCGCTCGACTGACGTTAATGTCATCCAATGACGTGGACGTCAGTAGCGCGATGAGTAGACCCCCGAACGAGAGTGCGAACCGCCGGGAAGTCCGGGCGCAGGCCACCCGGAGCCGCTTCCTGGAAGCCGGTCGCCGACTCTTCGCCGAGCACGGGCTGGCGGGCGTGACGTCCCACGCGATCGCCGAAGAGGCCGGCTACGCCGCCGGGACCTTCTACCTCCACTTCAAGGACAAGCAGGCCCTCTTCGACGAGCTCGCCGAGGAGGCGGCGCAGGACCTCGAGCGACGCCTCGTCGCCGTGATGGCCGAGAAGTCCGAGATCGCCGACATCGCCTATGCCCAGGCGGACGCCCTGGTCAGCTTCGCCGATGAGCAGCGCGAGCTCCTGCTGATCGCGTTCCACCGCGGTAGCGAGTCGGGCGACGTCGGCGCGCGAATTCTCCAGCGCCTGGCCGAGGGCGTGAGCTCCCGTCGTCGCGAGTTCGCCGCGTCGGGAGAGAGTGATCCGGCCTTCGACCCCGACGTCCTCGCCCAGGCAATCGTCGGGATGTGGGCGCAGGTCCTCCTCTGGTGGGCGGAGGATCCTTCCCGCGCCCGGCGTGAGGACGTGATCCGCACCATGACCCGTCTCCAGCTCTTCGGTTCGCGTCGCTAGACGACCGACCGCGGCGGCCGGAAGGCCGCGACCGTTCACGGCACTGACCCACAACCCAACAAGACGCCCGATGGAGACGCCTCCCCATGAGCTCTAGGCAGTCCATGACCGAACGACACATCACCTACGACCCGATCTACAACACCGTCGACCGCGACAACTTCGATGCGCTGATCGAAGTCGATCGCTATGCGGACCGGACCGATGCGTTCAACGACATCATCGCGTCGACCGTCGATCATTTCTGGGATCCGACGGACGTCCGCTACGTCGACTTCGACTCGAGCCCGATGAACCTCGACGAAGAGATGATCATGCCGCGCGACTTCTGCATCGAGCTGCAGACCGCGGTCGCGGACAAGCTCGACGAGCGCCAGCAGGTCCGTCTCGCGAACCAGAACACCCGCTTCGTCCTCTCGAGCATCCTGCACGGCGAGCAGGGCGCGCTCAGCCTCTCCGCGAGCCTGACGCAGATCCTTCGGGATCCGGGCGCGATGGAGTACGCGGCGAACCAGACCCGCGAGGAAGCGCGCCACGTCACGGGCTTCTCGAACTACATCGGGACGCGCTGGGGGACGCCCCTCAAGGCCGGCACGACGATCCAGGGCCTGATGAACGAGATCGTCAAGACGGGCGCCGTCTACAAGAAGCTCGTCGGCATGCAGATGCTGATCGAAGGTCTCGCCATGGGCGCCTTCGCGACGATCCAGCGCGAGACGAACGATCCGCTGCTCCGGCGCTTGATCCACTTCACCATGTCGGACGAGGCCTTCCACCACAAGTTCGGGAAGATCTGGGCGGACCGGACGATTCCGAAGCTGAACGAGGAAGAGCACGAACACGTCGAGCTCTGGGCGGCGGACGCCTTCCAGGTCCTGCTCTTCAACCTGGTGAACGCGGAGCAGAAGCAGGAGATCTACAAGGAGTTCGGGCTCGACTGGCAGTGGGTCCGGGACGCGATCCTCGAGAACTTCTCGGACGAGGACCGTCGCTCCCAGATGACGCAGAACACGAACATCTTCCGCGTCCTGATCAAGACCCTCCTCAAGGCCGGCATCATCACCGAGCGCACACGACACGTGTACCAGGCCTGGGTCGACATGGACGAGCTCAACGCCGAGGACGACGAGGTCGCCGGTGCGGACGTCGCGGCCGCGGCGATGGAAGAGCTCAAGGGCATCAACGCCGGGCGCCAGAAGATGGGCGCGCGCTTCCGCATGAACTGAGCGGAGCGAACCGCGCAACGGGACGCGCCGCGTCCCGTCGACGGACCCGCCTGAGCGGGCTTCGGGTCTTTCCCGGAGCCCGCTTCGTCGTTTGGGCCCAGAAGAACCGCTTCACGGGTGAGCACGAGCGGAGCAGCTGCCTCTCCAAACCCGCGCCCTCTCAAGGAATCCCGGAATCTTCCGATGACGACGGATGAGTCATCGCGAACGAGGGCCCGGCGTGCCGCATCCGATCATCCACCGTCCCGAGAACGAGTCCGATTCCGCCTCCGAAGCGGAACCGAACGATCTCGCTGCGACGCCGTCGGACGCCAACCTCGCCGGCTTCGCCCTGCTCGCGGATCCGAGCACCATCGCGGGGGGCGGCGACGCGCCCGGCACCGACTCCCATGAGGAGGTCGAACGTCTACGCGCCGCGCTGCACCTGCGATCGCAGGAGATCGAGGCACTCCAGAGCAAGTGGGCCGGTCCCGCAGAGGAGGCCCCCGAGGCCTCGCGAGCGCCCGAAACGAAGCCCGACGGCCCCGCGCGCGCCGCCCTCCTCGACGCCGCCTCCGCCCGCCGCCTCGC of bacterium contains these proteins:
- a CDS encoding pyridoxal phosphate-dependent aminotransferase, encoding METVWNGIWRGLDLRLERRRLADGGGPSLRVLAADAAGALREWVRFDAFERQPHWHLDPNGTDEVRPLDERVDPIAESFELLSRDPATLLERAGAPAGVVQPSAGASETVVLREAERAMRHRPAVLDELDPVLLRNRRSEKWHTYPADVLPAWVAEMDFPIAAPIHDELRRFVDSGDVGYPLGLRQTGLPDVFCERMTERFGWEPDVRRVEVLSEVVQGMYVALEAYSEPGDGVVVQTPIYPPFLGSVRDMKRTLVENRMRLEGDRLEFDLDALEASVTPGCRLLLFCNPHNPSGRVHTREELERVAALAVEHDLVVVSDEIHADLLYDGREHIPFATLSPEVAARTVTLTSASKAFNIPGLRTAIAHFGDHALQRRFNTVLHRHIRGGIGLFGLYATMAAWRWAQPWLDEVVPYLAGNRDFVAERLAERLPEVTFLRPEATYLAWLDCRGLALDGPPAAYFMRNGQVALSEGSLFGPGWEGFVRLNLGTSRPILAEVIDRMAKALGR
- a CDS encoding cation diffusion facilitator family transporter, coding for MNRRRLLLTLFLALGYAVIELIGGLLTGSLALLADSLHMVSDVAALALSLLAVWMAARPSSGRRTFGNSRAEILAALANGLALAVVAVFITIHAVERFLSPRDVAGEGVMVVATGGLVINLIGLWILEGGRSESLNVRGAWLHVLSDTLASVGVIVAGAGIWAFGWVWLDPAVSLVVSALVLLSAWHLIREALDVLMETAPAHLDPEEIRDALVDVDGVESVHCLHVWTIGSGEVSLSSHLVIDPDREAEGLLQSVRTALTDLFGIDHTTIQIEPASREPGSEAACVDSCEPGTAVA
- a CDS encoding TetR/AcrR family transcriptional regulator, giving the protein MSRPPNESANRREVRAQATRSRFLEAGRRLFAEHGLAGVTSHAIAEEAGYAAGTFYLHFKDKQALFDELAEEAAQDLERRLVAVMAEKSEIADIAYAQADALVSFADEQRELLLIAFHRGSESGDVGARILQRLAEGVSSRRREFAASGESDPAFDPDVLAQAIVGMWAQVLLWWAEDPSRARREDVIRTMTRLQLFGSRR
- a CDS encoding ferritin-like domain-containing protein, with the protein product MSSRQSMTERHITYDPIYNTVDRDNFDALIEVDRYADRTDAFNDIIASTVDHFWDPTDVRYVDFDSSPMNLDEEMIMPRDFCIELQTAVADKLDERQQVRLANQNTRFVLSSILHGEQGALSLSASLTQILRDPGAMEYAANQTREEARHVTGFSNYIGTRWGTPLKAGTTIQGLMNEIVKTGAVYKKLVGMQMLIEGLAMGAFATIQRETNDPLLRRLIHFTMSDEAFHHKFGKIWADRTIPKLNEEEHEHVELWAADAFQVLLFNLVNAEQKQEIYKEFGLDWQWVRDAILENFSDEDRRSQMTQNTNIFRVLIKTLLKAGIITERTRHVYQAWVDMDELNAEDDEVAGADVAAAAMEELKGINAGRQKMGARFRMN